The Musa acuminata AAA Group cultivar baxijiao chromosome BXJ1-3, Cavendish_Baxijiao_AAA, whole genome shotgun sequence genome window below encodes:
- the LOC103979771 gene encoding stem-specific protein TSJT1-like, translating into MLAVFDRAVAKSPEGLRAPAAEGGEGGGRLVSHFAAAREGAVVVSLGSAGTIAYTSEKQNPLLPRLFAVVDNIFCLFQGHVENITSLKQQYGLGKTANEVIIVIEAYKTLRDRGPFPASQVVRDLSGKFAFILFDSSSNSTFIAADADGSVPFFWGADSEGHLVLCDDVDIVKKGCGKSFAPFPKGCFFTTSGGLQSFEHPLNELKAMPRVDSQGQVCGATYKVDDQAKKETKMPRVDSAANWSSEY; encoded by the exons ATGTTGGCGGTGTTCGATCGGGCGGTAGCGAAGAGCCCTGAGGGCCTGAGGGCCCCGGCAGCGGAGGGCGGTGAGGGCGGTGGCCGGCTGGTGAGCCACTTCGCGGCGGCGCGGGAGGGAGCGGTGGTCGTGAGCCTCGGCTCCGCCGGGACCATTGCCTACACGTCCGAGAAGCAGAACCCTCTGCTTCCAAG ATTATTTGCTGTCGTGGATAATATATtttgcttgttccaaggccatgtTGAGAATATCACTTCTCTGAAGCAACAGTATGGATTAGGCAAGACTGCCAATGAAGTAATTATTGTCATTGAAGCCTACAAAACATTAAGAGACAGAGGACCGTTCCCAGCAAGCCAAGTTGTCAGAGATCTAAGTGGGAAATTTGCTTTCATTCTGTTCGATAGCTCATCAAACTCCACTTTCATTGCGGCT GATGCTGATGGAAGTGTCCCTTTCTTCTGGGGTGCCGATTCAGAAGGCCATCTTGTTCTTTGTGATGATGTGGATATCGTCAAAAAGGGGTGTGGGAAATCATTTGCGCCCTTTCCCAAAG GTTGCTTCTTTACGACATCCGGGGGATTGCAGAGTTTTGAGCATCCCCTGAACGAGCTCAAAGCGATGCCAAGGGTCGACAGCCAAGGCCAGGTCTGTGGTGCCACCTACAAAGTCGATGACCAGGCGAAGAAGGAAACCAAGATGCCACGAGTTGACAGTGCCGCGAACTGGTCCTCCGAGTACTGA